A single Cottoperca gobio chromosome 3, fCotGob3.1, whole genome shotgun sequence DNA region contains:
- the LOC115026328 gene encoding ubiquitin-conjugating enzyme E2 Q2-like yields the protein MSVSGLKAELKFLESIFDPNHERFRIIDWKPDELSCQFNVTGEKLLIIHCNITESYPSTPPIWFVDSDDPSLAQVLERLEDVRKGSTLLLQQLKKLICDLCRLYNLPQHPDVEMLDQPLPAGPVGPDRKHGTEEVTSEEEEEEEMGEDIEDLDHYEMKEEEPVDGKKSEDDGIEKENLAILEKIRKNQRQDHLNGAVSGSVQASDRLMKELREIYRSQSYKTGIYSVELVNDSLYEWHVKLRTVDPDSPLHSDLQVLKEKEGMDYILLNFSYKDNFPFDPPFVRVVSPVLSGGYVLGGGALCMELLTKQGWSSAYSIESVIMQINATLVKGKARVQFGANKNQYNLARAQQSYKSLVQIHEKNGWYTPPKEDG from the exons ATGTCGGTGTCGGGGCTGAAGGCCGAACTGAAGTTTTTGGAGTCCATTTTTGATCCAAACCACGAACGCTTTAGGATCATTGACTGGAAGCCTGACGAGTTGAGCTGTCAGTTTAATGTAACAGGGGAAAAACTGTTAATTATCCACTGTAATATAACG GAATCTTATCCATCTACACCGCCAATATGGTTTGTGGACTCTGATGACCCGAGCTTGGCGCAAGTTTTGGAGAGGTTGGAAGATGTGAGAAAAGGCAGCACCCTG CTTTTGCAGCAGTTGAAGAAACTCATATGTGATCTTTGTCGGCTGTACAACCTTCCCCAACATCCAGATGTGGAGATGCTGGACCAGCCCCTGCCTGCTGGCCCCGTGGGACCAGACCGAAAG CATGGGACAGAGGAGGTCACatctgaagaagaggaggaggaagagatgggagAG GACATAGAGGATCTGGACCACTATGAAATGAAAGAGGAGGAGCCTGTGGATGGGAAGAAATCCGAGGATGATGGCATCGAGAAGGAGAATCTGGCCATCCTGGAGAAAATCCGAAAGAACCAGAGGCAGGACCACTTGAAT GGAGCGGTGTCTGGTTCAGTGCAAGCGTCTGACCGCCTGATGAAGGAGCTCCGAGAGATCTACAGGTCTCAGAGTTACAAGACAG GCATCTATTCAGTGGAGCTGGTTAACGACAGCCTGTATGAATGGCACGTCAAACTAAGGAC GGTGGATCCAGATAGTCCCTTACACAGTGATTTACAAGTCCTGAAGGAAAAGGAAGGGATGGATTACATTTTACTAAACTTCTCATATAAA GATAATTTCCCCTTTGATCCACCGTTTGTCCGGGTGGTTTCACCTGTGCTTTCCGGAGG tTATGTTCTTGGAGGAGGTGCCCTGTGCATGGAACTTCTCACCAAACAG GGTTGGAGCAGTGCCTATTCCATTGAGTCTGTCATCATGCAGATCAATGCTACTTTAGTCAAAGGAAAAGCCAGAGTGCAGTTTGGAGCCAATAAA AACCAGTACAATCTTGCCAGAGCACAGCAGTCCTACAAATCCCTGGTTCAGATCCATGAAAAGAACG
- the chrnb4 gene encoding neuronal acetylcholine receptor subunit beta-4 isoform X1 — protein MTSALFILAYFFSLLHCSSCADSEERLMNWLLGKDRYNLLIRPAVNRTERVPVKLQVSLAQLISVNEREQIMTTNVWLTQHWVDYRLSWDPAKYEGIDKLRIPSRHIWLPDIVLYNNADGTYEVTVFTNAIVLFNGSINWLPPAIYKSACKIEVKHFPFDQQNCTLKFRSWTYDHTEIDLILKSEVASMDDFTPSGEWDILALPGRRTVNPLDPTYVDLTYDFIIKRKPLFYTINLIIPCILITSLAILVFYLPSDCGEKMTLCISVLLALTVFLLLISKIVPPTSLDVPLIGKYLMFTMVLVTFSIITSVCVLNVHHRSPSTHTMPSWVKLIFLVKLPALLFMRRPQNNSARQRLRQQRCLRGRRSILGLGYPVIAQTGITMSSSALLSSDSAFSTPGHKNVAPPLGYSNSNRKGDFRSTDYLPSGFTSTQDFQQRRRSDWAADVHEAVNGVRFVAEHLMGDDDDQSVIEDWKYVAMVVDRMFLWIFVIVCVVGTLGLFLQPVFQTQIVPNQQPSSEAPRI, from the exons ATGACTTCGGCTCTTTTCATCCTCGCTtactttttctctttgcttcact GTAGCAGCTGTGCTGACTCAGAGGAGCGTCTCATGAACTGGTTGCTGGGTAAGGATCGCTACAACCTGCTAATCCGCCCGGCTGTCAACAGGACCGAGAGAGTCCCAGTGAAGCTGCAAGTGTCTCTGGCTCAGCTTATCAGTGTA AATGAAAGAGAACAGATCATGACCACAAATGTCTGGCTCACTCAG caCTGGGTGGATTACAGGTTATCATGGGACCCTGCAAAGTACGAAGGTATCGACAAGCTGCGCATTCCCTCCAGACACATCTGGCTCCCAGATATTGTCCTGTACAACAA CGCTGATGGTACCTATGAGGTAACAGTCTTTACCAATGCCATTGTCCTTTTCAATGGCAGCATCAACTGGCTTCCTCCGGCCATCTACAAAAGCGCCTGTAAGATCGAGGTCAAGCATTTCCCCTTCGACCAGCAGAACTGCACCCTCAAGTTCCGCTCTTGGACGTACGACCACACGGAGATTGACCTGATCCTGAAGTCTGAGGTGGCTAGTATGGATGATTTTACGCCCAGTGGGGAGTGGGATATCCTGGCGCTGCCAGGCAGAAGGACTGTCAACCCTCTGGATCCCACCTATGTGGACCTCACGTATGACTTCATCATCAAGAGGAAGCCCCTTTTCTACACCATAAACCTCATCATTCCTTGTATTTTGATCACCTCTCTGGCCATCCTGGTCTTCTACTTACCCTCAGACTGCGGGGAGAAGATGACCCTCTGCATCTCCGTGCTCTTGGCTCTCACTGTGTTCTTGCTTTTAATCTCAAAGATTGTTCCTCCCACCTCACTGGATGTGCCCCTGATCGGCAAGTACCTGATGTTCACCATGGTGCTCGTGACCTTCTCCATCATCACCAGTGTGTGCGTGCTCAACGTCCACCACCGCTCTCCCAGCACCCACACCATGCCTTCCTGGGTCAAGCTGATATTTCTTGTTAAACTGCCTGCCTTACTCTTCATGAGACGCCCTCAAAATAACTCTGCACGCCAGAGACTTCGCCAACAGCGGTGTCTACGGGGGAGGAGATCCATTTTGGGCTTGGGTTACCCAGTCATAGCCCAAACAGGTATCACCATGTCGTCTTCTGCCCTGCTGTCTTCCGACTCTGCCTTCTCCACCCCAGGACACAAAAATGTAGCTCCTCCGCTGGGCTACAGCAACTCCAACAGGAAGGGGGACTTTCGCTCGACTGATTACCTTCCCAGTGGTTTCACTTCTACCCAAGACTTCCAGCAGAGACGCAGGTCAGATTGGGCTGCTGATGTCCATGAGGCGGTGAACGGGGTGCGCTTTGTGGCTGAGCACCTGATgggagatgatgatgatcagaGT GTAATAGAGGACTGGAAGTATGTGGCTATGGTGGTGGATCGTATGTTCCTGTGGATCTTTGTGATAGTGTGTGTGGTGGGCACCCTGGGCTTATTTCTCCAGCCTGTCTTCCAGACTCAGATTGTTCCCAACCAACAGCCCAGCTCAGAGGCTCCTCGCATATGA
- the chrnb4 gene encoding neuronal acetylcholine receptor subunit beta-4 isoform X2: MTNEREQIMTTNVWLTQHWVDYRLSWDPAKYEGIDKLRIPSRHIWLPDIVLYNNADGTYEVTVFTNAIVLFNGSINWLPPAIYKSACKIEVKHFPFDQQNCTLKFRSWTYDHTEIDLILKSEVASMDDFTPSGEWDILALPGRRTVNPLDPTYVDLTYDFIIKRKPLFYTINLIIPCILITSLAILVFYLPSDCGEKMTLCISVLLALTVFLLLISKIVPPTSLDVPLIGKYLMFTMVLVTFSIITSVCVLNVHHRSPSTHTMPSWVKLIFLVKLPALLFMRRPQNNSARQRLRQQRCLRGRRSILGLGYPVIAQTGITMSSSALLSSDSAFSTPGHKNVAPPLGYSNSNRKGDFRSTDYLPSGFTSTQDFQQRRRSDWAADVHEAVNGVRFVAEHLMGDDDDQSVIEDWKYVAMVVDRMFLWIFVIVCVVGTLGLFLQPVFQTQIVPNQQPSSEAPRI; this comes from the exons ATGACG AATGAAAGAGAACAGATCATGACCACAAATGTCTGGCTCACTCAG caCTGGGTGGATTACAGGTTATCATGGGACCCTGCAAAGTACGAAGGTATCGACAAGCTGCGCATTCCCTCCAGACACATCTGGCTCCCAGATATTGTCCTGTACAACAA CGCTGATGGTACCTATGAGGTAACAGTCTTTACCAATGCCATTGTCCTTTTCAATGGCAGCATCAACTGGCTTCCTCCGGCCATCTACAAAAGCGCCTGTAAGATCGAGGTCAAGCATTTCCCCTTCGACCAGCAGAACTGCACCCTCAAGTTCCGCTCTTGGACGTACGACCACACGGAGATTGACCTGATCCTGAAGTCTGAGGTGGCTAGTATGGATGATTTTACGCCCAGTGGGGAGTGGGATATCCTGGCGCTGCCAGGCAGAAGGACTGTCAACCCTCTGGATCCCACCTATGTGGACCTCACGTATGACTTCATCATCAAGAGGAAGCCCCTTTTCTACACCATAAACCTCATCATTCCTTGTATTTTGATCACCTCTCTGGCCATCCTGGTCTTCTACTTACCCTCAGACTGCGGGGAGAAGATGACCCTCTGCATCTCCGTGCTCTTGGCTCTCACTGTGTTCTTGCTTTTAATCTCAAAGATTGTTCCTCCCACCTCACTGGATGTGCCCCTGATCGGCAAGTACCTGATGTTCACCATGGTGCTCGTGACCTTCTCCATCATCACCAGTGTGTGCGTGCTCAACGTCCACCACCGCTCTCCCAGCACCCACACCATGCCTTCCTGGGTCAAGCTGATATTTCTTGTTAAACTGCCTGCCTTACTCTTCATGAGACGCCCTCAAAATAACTCTGCACGCCAGAGACTTCGCCAACAGCGGTGTCTACGGGGGAGGAGATCCATTTTGGGCTTGGGTTACCCAGTCATAGCCCAAACAGGTATCACCATGTCGTCTTCTGCCCTGCTGTCTTCCGACTCTGCCTTCTCCACCCCAGGACACAAAAATGTAGCTCCTCCGCTGGGCTACAGCAACTCCAACAGGAAGGGGGACTTTCGCTCGACTGATTACCTTCCCAGTGGTTTCACTTCTACCCAAGACTTCCAGCAGAGACGCAGGTCAGATTGGGCTGCTGATGTCCATGAGGCGGTGAACGGGGTGCGCTTTGTGGCTGAGCACCTGATgggagatgatgatgatcagaGT GTAATAGAGGACTGGAAGTATGTGGCTATGGTGGTGGATCGTATGTTCCTGTGGATCTTTGTGATAGTGTGTGTGGTGGGCACCCTGGGCTTATTTCTCCAGCCTGTCTTCCAGACTCAGATTGTTCCCAACCAACAGCCCAGCTCAGAGGCTCCTCGCATATGA
- the chrnb4 gene encoding neuronal acetylcholine receptor subunit beta-4 isoform X3 gives MTTNVWLTQHWVDYRLSWDPAKYEGIDKLRIPSRHIWLPDIVLYNNADGTYEVTVFTNAIVLFNGSINWLPPAIYKSACKIEVKHFPFDQQNCTLKFRSWTYDHTEIDLILKSEVASMDDFTPSGEWDILALPGRRTVNPLDPTYVDLTYDFIIKRKPLFYTINLIIPCILITSLAILVFYLPSDCGEKMTLCISVLLALTVFLLLISKIVPPTSLDVPLIGKYLMFTMVLVTFSIITSVCVLNVHHRSPSTHTMPSWVKLIFLVKLPALLFMRRPQNNSARQRLRQQRCLRGRRSILGLGYPVIAQTGITMSSSALLSSDSAFSTPGHKNVAPPLGYSNSNRKGDFRSTDYLPSGFTSTQDFQQRRRSDWAADVHEAVNGVRFVAEHLMGDDDDQSVIEDWKYVAMVVDRMFLWIFVIVCVVGTLGLFLQPVFQTQIVPNQQPSSEAPRI, from the exons ATGACCACAAATGTCTGGCTCACTCAG caCTGGGTGGATTACAGGTTATCATGGGACCCTGCAAAGTACGAAGGTATCGACAAGCTGCGCATTCCCTCCAGACACATCTGGCTCCCAGATATTGTCCTGTACAACAA CGCTGATGGTACCTATGAGGTAACAGTCTTTACCAATGCCATTGTCCTTTTCAATGGCAGCATCAACTGGCTTCCTCCGGCCATCTACAAAAGCGCCTGTAAGATCGAGGTCAAGCATTTCCCCTTCGACCAGCAGAACTGCACCCTCAAGTTCCGCTCTTGGACGTACGACCACACGGAGATTGACCTGATCCTGAAGTCTGAGGTGGCTAGTATGGATGATTTTACGCCCAGTGGGGAGTGGGATATCCTGGCGCTGCCAGGCAGAAGGACTGTCAACCCTCTGGATCCCACCTATGTGGACCTCACGTATGACTTCATCATCAAGAGGAAGCCCCTTTTCTACACCATAAACCTCATCATTCCTTGTATTTTGATCACCTCTCTGGCCATCCTGGTCTTCTACTTACCCTCAGACTGCGGGGAGAAGATGACCCTCTGCATCTCCGTGCTCTTGGCTCTCACTGTGTTCTTGCTTTTAATCTCAAAGATTGTTCCTCCCACCTCACTGGATGTGCCCCTGATCGGCAAGTACCTGATGTTCACCATGGTGCTCGTGACCTTCTCCATCATCACCAGTGTGTGCGTGCTCAACGTCCACCACCGCTCTCCCAGCACCCACACCATGCCTTCCTGGGTCAAGCTGATATTTCTTGTTAAACTGCCTGCCTTACTCTTCATGAGACGCCCTCAAAATAACTCTGCACGCCAGAGACTTCGCCAACAGCGGTGTCTACGGGGGAGGAGATCCATTTTGGGCTTGGGTTACCCAGTCATAGCCCAAACAGGTATCACCATGTCGTCTTCTGCCCTGCTGTCTTCCGACTCTGCCTTCTCCACCCCAGGACACAAAAATGTAGCTCCTCCGCTGGGCTACAGCAACTCCAACAGGAAGGGGGACTTTCGCTCGACTGATTACCTTCCCAGTGGTTTCACTTCTACCCAAGACTTCCAGCAGAGACGCAGGTCAGATTGGGCTGCTGATGTCCATGAGGCGGTGAACGGGGTGCGCTTTGTGGCTGAGCACCTGATgggagatgatgatgatcagaGT GTAATAGAGGACTGGAAGTATGTGGCTATGGTGGTGGATCGTATGTTCCTGTGGATCTTTGTGATAGTGTGTGTGGTGGGCACCCTGGGCTTATTTCTCCAGCCTGTCTTCCAGACTCAGATTGTTCCCAACCAACAGCCCAGCTCAGAGGCTCCTCGCATATGA